In the genome of Fusarium fujikuroi IMI 58289 draft genome, chromosome FFUJ_chr02, one region contains:
- a CDS encoding related to heterokaryon incompatibility protein het-6: MDPAQRQAEIGVQCQVYQPLIHQQTRALRVHPSADSDVEIECDLFTIDLKKKSGATVAGNSKKAGYEALSYTWGDPEPTKRILVNGLPFWISANLFAALRQLRLPERPRLLWIDAICINQNDLIEKAGQVGMMFSIYLKAYRVVVWLGQATDDDEYLFNLLETYGREGMGGIRGAVEDSRARRAATELVETKPWFQRTWTRQEVHAAYKVHVACGSRECSFEDFQFVMDRLLPDMDEIRDTFRPHRDPRERALSARRAYVFFKHHCESDMYTEGGGFHQAWFRMIMRSSLYEATLPQDKVFAVLGIIREITKEAYDVTEGFPEIDYSKSVSTVFESFQKHTINISQTLASLQIFYDRDAIGQDLPSWAIDLRQNVTRLMLRFGVFHFDMPYTAPPVQAYDDYGLLRLEGARIGVIASTESPWQGGMHREFNSEILGSYSSGVGLESCYSSHDWWMPDNQGNKGIEEIYKILEKRCSYNWATLEPRTNDVIEEYNLTRHRCLVFVSHLVREGDIMVHLSGAEMPFVLQPGTEAGRFSFLGPAIIAMGVVRKLKDRDMFTYAFPRRGSGCDVDSPESFVLI; this comes from the coding sequence ATGGATCCAGCCCAGCGTCAAGCAGAAATTGGTGTACAATGCCAGGTATATCAACCTCTGATCCATCAGCAGACAAGAGCTCTTCGAGTTCATCCATCGGCTGACTCCGATGTCGAGATTGAATGCGACCTGTTCACGATTGACCTCAAAAAGAAATCAGGCGCAACAGTCGCAGGAAACTCTAAGAAGGCCGGGTACGAGGCATTGTCGTACACTTGGGGGGATCCCGAGCCAACCAAGAGAATCTTGGTAAATGGGCTACCGTTCTGGATCTCTGCGAATCTCTTCGCGGCGCTGAGACAACTTCGGCTCCCGGAACGACCCCGACTGTTGTGGATAGATGCTATCTGCATCAATCAAAACGACCTAATTGAGAAAGCAGGCCAGGTGGGGATGATGTTCAGCATCTATCTCAAGGCGTACAGGGTCGTTGTCTGGCTGGGTCAAGCgactgatgatgacgaatATCTCTTTAACCTGCTCGAGACCTACGGCAGGGAGGGTATGGGTGGCATTCGTGGAGCGGTGGAGGACTCAAGAGCACGGAGAGCAGCTACCGAGCTCGTCGAGACCAAGCCATGGTTCCAGCGGACTTGGACCCGACAAGAGGTACATGCGGCTTATAAAGTCCACGTGGCCTGTGGAAGCCGGGAATGTTCTTTCGAAGACTTTCAGTTCGTTATGGATCGCCTCCTCCCAGACATGGATGAGATTCGGGATACGTTCAGACCCCATCGTGATCCTCGGGAACGAGCCTTGAGCGCTAGGAGAGCATACGTCTTCTTCAAACATCATTGCGAGAGCGACATGTACACTGAGGGAGGCGGATTCCATCAAGCCTGGTTCAGGATGATTATGCGAAGCAGTCTATATGAAGCGACTTTGCCACAGGACAAGGTCTTTGCTGTCCTGGGAATCATTAGAGAGATTACCAAGGAGGCCTATGACGTTACGGAAGGGTTCCCGGAGATTGATTACTCAAAATCAGTTTCGACAGTATTCgaaagcttccagaagcacacaatcaacatcagccaaaCTCTTGCCAGTCTCCAGATCTTTTACGACAGAGACGCCATCGGACAGGACTTGCCATCCTGGGCTATCGATCTGCGCCAAAACGTTACCCGCTTGATGCTTCGATTCGGCGTATTCCACTTTGACATGCCCTATACGGCGCCTCCAGTGCAGGCATATGATGACTATGGGCTTTTGCGTCTCGAGGGAGCCCGAATTGGAGTTATCGCCTCGACAGAGAGTCCTTGGCAAGGTGGAATGCACCGGGAGTTCAACTCTGAGATTTTGGGATCTTACTCTTCAGGGGTAGGACTGGAAAGCTGTTATTCGAGCCATGACTGGTGGATGCCCGATAATCAGGGCAACAAAGGCATCGAAGAGATATACAAAATTCTTGAGAAGCGCTGCTCCTACAATTGGGCAACCTTGGAACCTAGGACCAACGATGTCATCGAAGAGTACAATCTAACTCGACATCGCTGCCTAGTATTTGTGTCGCATCTGGTGCGAGAGGGAGATATCATGGTTCATCTGTCAGGTGCCGAGATGCCTTTCGTCTTGCAGCCAGGTACAGAAGCAGGACGCTTTAGCTTTCTAGGTCCAGCTATTATCGCGATGGGAGTGGTGAGGAAACTAAAGGACAGGGATATGTTCACATATGCCTTTCCTCGCCGCGGAAGTGGTTGCGATGTTGACTCGCCCGAGAGCTTTGTGCTCATCTAA
- a CDS encoding proline utilization protein family regulator, whose translation MQPSEPERYIRSRIANACDGCKSRKVKCDGKLPCSYCTRRQKPHDCHYSPQRRRKAHSVRSPQTSERAQSTRHTTPSTPAAEPVRENGAQIDGGGQIDAEDETEVPREARLVCDAQGKLIFVGDCAPLSFFQSVRQLVTTRVGQNAFAPQSSRYSVLENATAHQSRRIPGDNRIPIVHPNDIPLAVSNYLSIATGLVDLFDNRRLQDDLILWANMDQKQDDATTIVNFLVLAIGMKINDEERSQDYFEYARDKAYSNLTGNLSVSTVQMFTLITLYMLCSCQINGAFLFFGTAVRAGYSIGIHRTEVNARFGPDIHRQRDRLWKSIRVVDLFLSSSMGRPPATSDVDCTVPYQSPDENVEEPIDLLNASVQIFLVLEGVVTEIYSRRKVSLQLTEGISLQLRDWSSRWLKQLKDIVANPEAQDRAQASGACQILATYYYAVMLVSRPFLMYELCRRLSDGSVNSNGRSALTSGKSKLADACIDAASLMVDPILDLIQKGILVGHVPILVSWLFASSLVLGVGLLGGFGRVLEKYTRMAIHALDHCSKHDTHAGQYSLIAQSLLTTALEYLEKRELAERQRRTENSSQLFGLIPSDTMDSSPTFTGQSITTPSSRGRESLDRTFLQHNGLQNVGSPLFGDLDSAFLGLSESMMQTPDPSYWGGPMGNEADSGSALNLFALLDAGGGIDLTHHL comes from the exons ATGCAACCCTCAGAACCAGAGCGCTACATCCGCAGCCGCATCGCCAACGCCTGCGACGGATGCAAGTCCCGCAAAGTCAAGTGCGACGGCAAATTGCCATGCAGCTACTGCACGCGTCGCCAGAAGCCGCACGACTGCCATTACTCTCCCCAGCGGCGGCGCAAGGCCCATTCTGTGCGATCACCGCAGACTTCGGAGCGGGCGCAGTCGACGAGACATACTACGCCTTCTACAcctgctgctgagcctgTAAGGGAAAATGGAGCGCAGATTGATGGTGGGGGTCAGATTGATGCGGAGGATGAGACTGAGGTTCCGAGGGAGGCGAGGTTGGTTTGCGATGCGCAGGGAAAGTTAATCTTTGTGGGCGATTGTGcgcctctttctttcttccagaGCGTGAGACAACTCGTCACTACACGAGTTGGTCAGAATGCTTTTGCGCCGCAGTCGAGTCGGTATTCAGTCCTTGAAAATGCGACGGCGCATCAGTCGAGACGGATACCGGGTGATAACCGCATACCAATCGTTCATCCAAATGATATCCCCCTCGCAGTATCGAATTACTTATCCATAGCGACAGGACTCGTGGATCTCTTCGACAATCGCCGCCTTCAAGATGATCTTATCCTCTGGGCGAACATGGACCAGAAGCAAGACGACGCTACAACCATAGTCAACTTCCTCGTGCTCGCCATCGGTATGAAGATTAACGATGAGGAGCGATCGCAGGATTACTTTGAATATGCGCGCGATAAGGCATACTCCAACCTCACCGGTAATCTCAGCGTCTCAACAGTCCAGATGTTTACGCTCATCACACTCTACATGCTGTGCTCATGCCAAATCAACGGGGCGTTTCTATTCTTCGGAACAGCGGTACGCGCAGGTTACTCAATTGGCATTCACAGAACGGAGGTCAACGCGCGTTTCGGTCCAGATATTCACAGGCAGCGCGATCGGCTATGGAAGAGTATACGTGTCGTTGATCTGTTTCTGAGTTCATCGATGGGGAGACCGCCTGCTACGTCGGATGTTGACTGTACGGTTCCGTACCAGAGTCCTGATGAGAACGTTGAGGAACCGATAGATTTACTTAATGCATCTGTGCAGATATTCTTGGTGCTTGAGGGTGTAGTAACGGAGATTTACTCACGACGAAAGGTTTCACTACAGCTTACGGAGGGGATATCACTTCAACTACGGGATTGGTCTTCGCGGTGGTTGAAGCAGCTTAAGGATATAGTTGCGAATCCGGAGGCTCAGGATAGAGCTCAGGCGAGTGGTGCTTGTCAGATATTGGCGACGTATTATTACGCCGTTATGCTGGTGTCGAGACCCTTTCTCATGTATGAACTTTGTCGGCGGCTCTCTGACGGTTCGGTCAACTCGAATGGGAGATCTGCTTTGACGAGTGGGAAGTCGAAACTTGCTGATGCTTGTATTGACGCGGCAAGTTTGATGGTTGATCCAATATTGGATCTCATTCAGAAGGGGATTCTTGTCGGGCATGTCCCCATTCTTGT ATCGTGGTTATTTGCTAGCTCTCTCGTTCTCGGAGTCGGCCTCCTCGGTGGATTCGGCCGCGTCCTAGAGAAATACACCCGCATGGCTATCCACGCCCTAGACCACTGTTCCAAACACGACACCCACGCAGGCCAATATTCGCTCATCGCCCAATCCCTTCTAACAACGGCCCTCGAGTATCTTGAAAAGCGCGAGCTCGCTGAACGTCAACGCCGCACTGAGAACTCAAGCCAGCTCTTTGGTCTCATACCCTCCGACACGATGGACTCATCACCCACCTTCACAGGCCAGTCGATAACTACACCGTCCTCACGGGGCAGGGAATCTCTAGACAGGACGTTCCTACAGCATAACGGGTTGCAGAATGTCGGATCACCGTTATTCGGCGACTTGGACTCTGCGTTTCTGGGACTAAGTGAGAGTATGATGCAGACGCCTGATCCGAGCTACTGGGGCGGACCGATGGGGAACGAAGCTGACTCGGGGTCGGCTTTGAACTTGTTTGCGCTGTTGGATGCGGGTGGTGGTATTGACTTGACGCATCATCTGTGA
- a CDS encoding related to kynureninase, protein MELSGFVERLRSGAAAKFPSDANSLDFARHLDSQDKLSHLRDEFVLPTKKSLKKKALDGSLPGAANGTNGHSNGNGSAADDQQCLYFVGNSLGAQPKAVREYLNAQLETWASIGVNGHFSALDNSPLPAWQDLAEDCAIKSADLVGASPHEIVIMNTLTANLHLLMASFYKPNEKRHKVILEWKPFPSDHYAIESQVVWHGLDPEKSMVKIHPNEDHIIRTDLILSTIDEHAEDTALLLLPGIQYYSGQLFDIPRITAYAQAKGIVVGWDLAHAAGNVELKLHDWNVDFACWCTYKYINAGPGSIAGAYVHERHGKVELNDATGKATYRPRLMGWYGGDKSVRFNMDNNFIPTAGAGGFQLSNPSAIDLASLSGALSVFNKTTMHDLRSKALVLTAYAEYLLDQILAESSDAELFRIITPRDPLQRGTQLSVLLKDGLLDNVSGALEENAVICDKRKPGVIRVAPVPLYTRFEDVWKFMQILRTALP, encoded by the exons ATGGAGCTTTCTGGATTCGTCGAGCGTCTGAGGAGCGGTGCTGCTGCCAAGTTTCCTAGCGATGCCAACTCCCTTGACTTTGCCCGCCATTTGGACTCGCAGGATAAGCTAAGCCATCTTCGGGATGAGTTTGTCCTGCCGACCAAGAAGTCCCTCAAGAAGAAAGCCCTCGACGGTTCACTTC CTGGCGCAGCCAATGGCACCAATGGCCAcagcaacggcaacggcTCAGCAGCCGATGATCAACAATGTCTCTACTTCGTCGGCAACTCTCTCGGCGCTCAACCAAAAGCTGTTCGCGAATATCTCAACGCTCAGCTCGAGACATGGGCTTCTATCGGTGTGAACGGACATTTCAGCGCTCTTGACAACTCACCGCTTCCCGCGTGGCAAGATCTAGCTGAGGACTGCGCTATCAAGTCGGCGGACCTCGTTGGAGCTTCTCCGCATGAGATTGTCATTATGAACACACTCACAGCGAACCTGCATCTCCTCATGGCGAGCTTTTACAAGCCGAATGAGAAGAGACACAAGGTTATTCTGGAGTGGAAGCCGTTCCCTAGTGATCACTATGCTATTGAGAGCCAGGTCGTTTGGCACGGTCTTGATCCCGAGAAGAGCATGGTTAAGATTCATCCTAACGAAGATCACATCATCAGAACTGATTTGATCCTCTCAACCATTGATGAGCACGCTGAAGATaccgctcttcttctcctccccgGTATTCAATACTACTCGGGCCAACTATTCGACATCCCCCGCATCACAGCCTACGCTCAAGCAAAAGGCATCGTAGTCGGTTGGGATCTCGCCCACGCCGCTGGAAACGTCGAGCTCAAGCTGCACGACTGGAACGTCGACTTTGCATGCTGGTGCACGTACAAGTACATCAACGCGGGCCCGGGTTCCATCGCAGGCGCCTATGTCCACGAGCGCCATGGCAAGGTCGAGCTCAACGACGCCACCGGCAAAGCGACATACCGCCCGCGCCTAATGGGCTGGTACGGCGGTGACAAGAGCGTGCGCTTTAACATGGACAATAACTTCATTCCCACCGCTGGCGCAGGCGGCTTCCAGCTCTCCAACCCCTCCGCCATCGACCTCGCCAGTCTCTCCGGCGCGCTATCCGTGTTTAACAAGACGACCATGCATGATCTGCGCTCTAAAGCTCTGGTGTTGACGGCCTACGCGGAGTATCTACTCGATCAGATCTTGGCTGAGAGTTCAGACGCGGAGCTGTTCAGGATCATCACACCGAGGGATCCGCTACAGAGGGGAACGCAGCTCAGTGTGTTGTTGAAGGATGGACTGTTGGATAATGTCAGTGGGGCGCTGGAGGAGAATGCGGTGATTTGTGATAAGAGGAAGCCTGGTGTTATTCGCGTGGCGCCTGTGCCGCTGTACACGCGGTTTGAGGATGTTTGGAAGTTTATGCAGATCCTGAGGACGGCTTTGCCTTAG
- a CDS encoding related to tryptophan 2,3 dioxygenase, with protein sequence MSPHAVTYQLPRIKLTAELKEFAVTSNAFLPEHSPLKQLPDPYYEPWELVIQNLPALIKYFDIRRAVDTLPVLSTERLRSEAEWRRAYSILAFLTHAYVWGGEKPAQVLPPQITVPFLAVSQHLELPPVLSYAAANLWNFSSSSDDFTDLDHLDTLHTFTGTESEKWFLLISVAMEARAGTIIPKMMEALEAVKTRDYDVIISALEQLKSCIDSVGVLLERMYEKCDPMTFYYKIRPFLAGSKNMEAAGLPKGVFYDEGNGKGEWRHLRGGSNGQSSLIQFFDVVLGVEHITSGNNTEKAGERSYHDIVKDYMPGPHRRFLTHVARKGSIRELASQTPSTPAQERLQVAFTAATEALTVFRNKHIQIVTRYIILPARSGRKDGPQNLASSSSKKNGEELTGTGGTTLVPFLKQSRDETSEAGRLE encoded by the exons ATGTCGCCACACGCTGTTACGTACCAACTTCCGCGCATCAAGCTCACAGCCGAACTAAAAGAGTTCGCCGTGACGAGCAACGCTTTCCTCCCTGAGCACAGTCCCCTCAAACAATTACCCGATCCTTACTATGAACCGTGGGAGCTTGTTATTCAGAACCTCCCCGCTCTGATCAAGTACTTTGATATAAGACGTGCTGTTGATACGCTTCCTGTTCTGTCGACGGAGAGATTACGCTCTGAGGCGGAGTGGAGGCGGGCGTATTCCATCTTGGCATTCTTGACGCATGCTTATGTCTGGGGTGGAGAGAAGCCTGCGCAG GTTCTTCCTCCGCAAATCACTGTTCCCTTCCTCGCTGTCTCACAACACCTCGAACTCCCTCCCGTTCTCTCATACGCCGCTGCAAACCTATGgaacttctcttcttcaagcgACGACTTTACTGATCTCGACCACCTCGACACCCTACACACGTTCACTGGCACCGAATCAGAAAAATggttcctcctcatcagcgtCGCCATGGAAGCTCGCGCCGGCACCATCATCCCCAAAATGATGGAAGCCCTCGAGGCCGTCAAGACACGAGACTACGACGTTATAATCTCTGCTCTCGAACAACTAAAGTCTTGCATCGACAGTGTCGGCGTTTTGCTAGAGCGCATGTACGAGAAGTGCGATCCTATGACGTTCTACTACAAGATTCGACCGTTCTTGGCGGGGAGTAAGAACATGGAGGCAGCGGGTCTGCCCAAGGGTGTTTTCTACGATGAAGGCAATGGGAAGGGCGAGTGGCGCCATCTCCGTGGTGGAAGCAACGGCCAAAGCTCGCTGATCCAATTCTTCGATGTTGTGCTGGGCGTAGAGCACATAACCAGCGGTAACAACACCGAAAAGGCCGGTGAACGGAGCTATCACGACATAGTGAAGGACTACATGCCCGGTCCTCACCGCCGGTTCTTAACACACGTTGCTCGCAAGGGCAGTATTCGCGAACTAGCATCCCAAACACCCAGCACACCCGCCCAAGAACGTCTTCAAGTGGCATTCACAGCTGCGACTGAGGCGCTCACGGTGTTTAGGAACAAGCATATCCAGATTGTGACGCGGTATATCATTCTGCCGGCGAGGAGCGGGAGGAAGGATGGACCGCAGAATCTGGCGAGTAGTTCGTCGAAGAAGAACGGGGAGGAGTTGACGGGGACGGGGGGCACGACGCTGGTGCCGTTTTTGAAGCAGTCGAGGGATGAGACTAGTGAGGCTGGACGGTTGGAGTAA